From Diaminobutyricibacter sp. McL0608, one genomic window encodes:
- a CDS encoding glycoside hydrolase family 36 protein has translation MLHTFEFGELRIPANVSGPPAIISGGYIVPAGPLALLHPFGDTEFYRHGWNSWSPSGWARTDGPTIGIKDSPRRLLTADDAANETPHSHSGSAVGAVVGTNGDVLLIGGLGLGTPRVGADANVLWGRSEDDVAEWFVAYGSEREVFATYADLVSERLGRRSQRAGSVWSSWYSFFEDIDEATIAQTVSDLAGYPFDVFQLDDGWERIVGDWTAGQKFAAGMGATARKIAEAGFRPGLWLAPFIALPDSPIARTRPDLLVQDAGGKPLVTGYNWDSHYYSLDTTQQEVRDHLTRIFQQVTGWGFSYLKLDFMYAGAIEGHRSTDQHREAVYRDAIQHIRQVVGDSTYLLGCGVPMIASVGVLDGARVGPDVGAYWDNVESPNDPSADGARNSLVSSINRVWMKSLYEVDPDAIYFRSARSLLDDAERQALRDLAAIMEFRSTSDPIAWLNSAERDQLIEYLGETAVIEQTGRYAFRINGRAVDLAPIVTGAAAVPPASLVG, from the coding sequence ATGCTGCATACCTTTGAATTCGGAGAGCTCCGGATCCCCGCGAACGTCTCCGGGCCGCCGGCCATCATATCTGGCGGCTATATCGTGCCCGCCGGCCCTCTCGCGCTGCTTCACCCGTTCGGCGACACCGAGTTCTACCGTCACGGCTGGAACTCCTGGAGTCCCAGTGGTTGGGCCAGAACCGACGGGCCCACCATCGGAATCAAAGACAGCCCGCGCCGGCTCCTGACCGCTGACGACGCAGCGAATGAGACACCGCACTCGCACAGCGGGAGCGCGGTGGGCGCCGTCGTCGGAACGAACGGCGATGTGCTTCTGATCGGCGGTCTCGGTCTCGGCACACCACGGGTCGGCGCCGACGCGAACGTGCTGTGGGGTCGCAGCGAAGACGATGTGGCGGAGTGGTTCGTCGCCTACGGCTCCGAACGCGAGGTGTTCGCGACCTACGCCGACCTCGTATCGGAGCGCCTAGGGCGGCGATCGCAACGCGCCGGCAGCGTCTGGAGCAGCTGGTACTCGTTCTTCGAAGACATCGACGAGGCCACCATCGCACAGACAGTGTCCGATCTCGCAGGCTATCCGTTCGACGTCTTCCAGCTTGACGACGGCTGGGAGCGGATCGTCGGCGACTGGACCGCCGGCCAGAAGTTCGCGGCGGGCATGGGCGCGACCGCGCGAAAAATCGCCGAAGCAGGCTTCCGCCCAGGACTCTGGCTCGCGCCGTTCATCGCGCTGCCCGATTCGCCGATCGCCCGCACCCGACCCGACCTTCTCGTGCAGGATGCCGGAGGCAAACCGCTGGTCACCGGATACAACTGGGACTCGCACTACTACTCGCTCGACACCACCCAGCAAGAGGTGAGAGACCACCTCACGCGGATCTTCCAGCAGGTCACCGGATGGGGTTTCAGTTACCTCAAGCTCGACTTCATGTACGCCGGCGCCATTGAAGGGCACCGCAGCACCGACCAGCACCGCGAGGCGGTCTACCGCGACGCGATCCAACACATCCGTCAGGTGGTCGGCGACTCAACCTACCTGCTCGGCTGCGGCGTGCCGATGATCGCCTCCGTCGGCGTCCTCGACGGCGCACGCGTCGGCCCGGATGTCGGTGCGTACTGGGATAACGTCGAGAGCCCGAACGACCCATCCGCTGACGGAGCCCGTAACTCGCTCGTCTCGTCCATCAACCGGGTCTGGATGAAGAGTCTCTATGAAGTCGACCCAGACGCCATCTATTTCCGCAGCGCCCGGAGCCTGCTCGACGACGCCGAACGCCAGGCGCTGCGCGACCTGGCGGCGATCATGGAATTCCGTTCCACCTCGGACCCCATCGCGTGGCTGAACAGCGCGGAGCGCGACCAGCTCATCGAGTACCTGGGCGAGACGGCGGTGATCGAACAGACCGGACGCTACGCGTTCCGAATCAACGGACGCGCCGTCGACCTCGCACCGATCGTGACAGGCGCAGCGGCCGTGCCGCCCGCATCGCTCGTCGGTTAG
- a CDS encoding NAD(P)-dependent alcohol dehydrogenase, translating into MRSVVYDRYGPPGELRVEEVPVPSPGEKSVLIEVVATSVNLSDWEALTGSPAYARIGGLRAPSRRVLGSDIAGRVSALGSGVTRFRLGEEVYGDNLTLRGGFAEYAVAPESALAHKPAGLTFAEVSTLPQAGAIAIQGTASARRGQRVLINGAGGGSGSLAIQLAKLSGAHVTGVDNAGKLDYMRELGADEVVDYRNEDFTRREPYDLVLDLVAHRSMFAYRRALVRGGRYLLVGGTVRSLLRVITVGAALGLLTGRRLGLLVARQGPTYFVPVAERCIAGDLRIHIDRTFTLDEVPQALAYVGEGHALGKVVVTP; encoded by the coding sequence ATGAGGAGTGTCGTCTACGACCGGTACGGGCCGCCCGGCGAACTGAGGGTCGAGGAAGTCCCCGTGCCGTCGCCGGGCGAGAAGTCGGTGCTGATCGAGGTTGTCGCGACATCCGTGAATCTGTCGGACTGGGAGGCACTGACGGGGTCTCCGGCATACGCGCGAATCGGGGGGCTGCGTGCCCCGTCTCGCCGGGTACTCGGCTCGGACATCGCCGGGCGCGTTTCCGCTCTCGGCTCCGGGGTCACCCGGTTCCGCCTGGGCGAAGAGGTGTACGGCGACAATCTGACCCTCAGGGGCGGATTCGCCGAATACGCGGTGGCGCCCGAATCGGCGCTCGCGCACAAGCCGGCAGGGTTGACGTTCGCTGAGGTCTCGACCCTGCCCCAGGCTGGTGCGATCGCGATTCAGGGAACCGCCAGCGCACGCCGGGGGCAGCGCGTACTTATCAACGGGGCGGGCGGCGGGTCGGGATCGCTCGCGATTCAGCTCGCCAAGCTCTCCGGGGCGCATGTGACAGGCGTCGACAACGCGGGCAAGCTCGACTACATGCGAGAGCTCGGCGCCGACGAAGTGGTCGACTATCGCAACGAAGACTTCACCAGACGCGAACCGTACGACCTCGTGCTCGATCTCGTCGCGCACCGATCCATGTTCGCCTATCGGCGTGCGCTGGTTCGTGGCGGGCGTTACCTTTTAGTCGGAGGAACGGTGCGATCGCTGTTGCGGGTCATCACTGTCGGGGCCGCGCTCGGCCTGCTCACCGGCCGCCGACTGGGACTCCTCGTTGCGCGGCAGGGGCCGACGTACTTTGTGCCCGTCGCCGAGCGTTGCATCGCCGGCGACCTTCGTATCCACATCGACCGCACCTTCACACTCGACGAGGTGCCACAGGCGCTCGCCTATGTCGGTGAGGGACACGCGCTCGGCAAGGTGGTTGTCACACCCTAA
- a CDS encoding N-acetyltransferase — MANHNWSGPVPAGLKTEEFVLRPIAADDAERDHAAVMETREDLRLWEQSEWPADDFTVEANRVDLVGLEERHAEGRAFTYTVLAPDGSESLGCVYVFPIGASFLEKSTVTPVGHDEWADVEAVVYFWARRSQTENGMDERLLTALRAWFADEWKVDRAVFVTNEQFTQQVELMRRAELNLKFELVEPGKPGTYLVFG; from the coding sequence GTGGCGAACCACAATTGGAGCGGACCCGTTCCCGCTGGACTGAAAACCGAGGAGTTCGTGCTGCGTCCGATCGCGGCCGACGACGCGGAGAGGGATCATGCCGCCGTGATGGAGACGCGGGAGGACCTGCGGCTCTGGGAGCAATCGGAATGGCCCGCGGACGACTTCACGGTGGAGGCGAACCGGGTAGACCTCGTCGGCCTGGAAGAACGTCACGCCGAAGGTCGCGCGTTCACGTACACGGTGCTCGCTCCCGACGGAAGCGAGTCCCTCGGCTGCGTCTACGTCTTCCCCATCGGCGCCTCTTTCCTCGAGAAGTCCACTGTCACGCCCGTCGGGCACGACGAGTGGGCCGACGTGGAGGCCGTCGTGTACTTCTGGGCTCGGCGCAGTCAGACGGAGAACGGGATGGATGAGCGGCTTCTGACCGCCCTTCGCGCCTGGTTCGCGGACGAGTGGAAGGTGGACAGAGCCGTCTTCGTCACGAACGAGCAGTTCACCCAGCAGGTGGAGCTCATGCGTCGCGCGGAACTGAACCTTAAGTTCGAGCTCGTCGAGCCCGGCAAGCCGGGGACGTACCTCGTCTTCGGATGA
- a CDS encoding TetR/AcrR family transcriptional regulator C-terminal domain-containing protein produces the protein MTFEDAAAKPSTPGRLSRERVLHAAIAIAGEAGIASLTIRSLAERLGVKPMSVYYYVANKSEILDSIVDLVFAEIDLPSLDRDWSQELHTWAQSARRVLARNSWAIALLESRSTPGPATLRHHDRIIGVLRGAGFSVATTAHAYALLDSYVYGFALQEAALPFDSSTAAEVAESIMQPFEPGEYPHLVELATEHVFQPGYDFGNEFAFGITLILDGLAKALIADG, from the coding sequence GTGACATTCGAAGACGCCGCCGCTAAGCCCTCAACACCAGGGCGACTGAGCCGGGAACGTGTGCTGCACGCGGCCATCGCCATCGCAGGAGAGGCCGGCATCGCCTCGCTGACGATCCGCTCCCTCGCCGAACGTCTCGGCGTGAAGCCGATGTCCGTCTACTACTACGTCGCGAACAAGAGCGAGATCCTCGACAGCATCGTCGACCTCGTGTTCGCAGAGATCGACCTGCCGTCGCTCGACCGCGACTGGTCGCAGGAGTTGCACACGTGGGCACAGTCCGCACGTCGCGTGCTTGCCCGCAATTCCTGGGCGATCGCGTTACTGGAGTCGAGGTCCACACCCGGGCCCGCGACGCTCCGCCACCATGACCGGATCATCGGCGTGCTGCGCGGCGCAGGGTTCTCCGTTGCCACGACCGCTCACGCCTACGCCCTCCTCGACAGCTACGTGTACGGATTTGCGCTCCAGGAGGCCGCGCTCCCCTTCGACTCGAGCACGGCGGCGGAAGTGGCCGAGTCGATCATGCAGCCGTTCGAACCCGGCGAATACCCGCACCTCGTCGAATTGGCGACCGAGCACGTATTTCAGCCCGGCTACGATTTCGGCAACGAATTCGCCTTCGGCATCACCCTGATTCTCGACGGGCTGGCGAAAGCGCTGATCGCCGACGGGTGA
- a CDS encoding NAD(P)-dependent alcohol dehydrogenase, translated as MSSLSKPVSAEERAKGTYPAGSMRAIAQERYGLADVLQLRSMPRPTPSAREVLMHVRAAGLGRSTWHLMTGKPYAMRLGFGMRGPKQPVAGQDVAGTVVAIGEGVTRFAVGDEVFGVGRGSFAEYTVALESKLTHKPKSVSFADAASSPVSAITAMQAIRCADLAAGQSVLVIGASGGVGSFAVQLAKAAGAEVSGTCSTKKVSFVRQLGADHVIDYTRAGSMESDHRYDVILDIGGNTPLARLRRALTPSGVVVLVGGENAGNWVGMSRQVRALILTPFIRQRLVMLMGTQSTADLDELSALLGAGTITARVDTTFPLESAPDAMRYLEAGKAQGKIVITV; from the coding sequence ATGTCATCCCTCAGCAAGCCCGTCAGCGCCGAAGAGCGGGCGAAAGGAACGTATCCGGCCGGCTCGATGCGTGCGATCGCACAGGAACGATATGGTCTCGCCGACGTCCTGCAACTCCGGTCGATGCCACGACCGACGCCTTCCGCCAGGGAGGTACTTATGCATGTCCGCGCAGCCGGCCTCGGCCGCAGCACCTGGCACCTCATGACAGGTAAGCCCTACGCGATGCGCCTGGGGTTCGGGATGCGCGGGCCGAAGCAGCCGGTCGCGGGTCAGGATGTAGCCGGCACAGTCGTCGCGATCGGTGAGGGGGTCACCCGCTTCGCGGTCGGCGACGAGGTGTTCGGAGTGGGCCGGGGATCGTTCGCCGAGTACACCGTCGCGTTGGAATCAAAACTGACGCATAAGCCGAAGAGCGTCAGTTTCGCAGACGCCGCCTCCTCTCCTGTCTCGGCCATCACCGCCATGCAAGCCATACGGTGCGCCGACCTGGCCGCCGGTCAATCCGTGCTGGTCATCGGCGCCTCCGGAGGCGTCGGCAGCTTTGCCGTGCAGCTTGCGAAAGCCGCAGGCGCGGAGGTCAGCGGCACCTGCAGCACGAAGAAAGTGTCGTTCGTGCGGCAGCTCGGCGCCGACCACGTCATCGACTACACCCGCGCCGGATCCATGGAGAGCGACCACCGCTACGACGTGATCCTCGACATCGGGGGAAACACTCCTCTCGCGCGGCTCCGCCGGGCCCTCACCCCGTCGGGCGTGGTCGTCTTGGTCGGCGGAGAGAATGCCGGCAACTGGGTCGGGATGAGCAGACAGGTGCGAGCGCTCATCCTCACGCCGTTCATCCGTCAGCGTCTAGTCATGCTGATGGGTACACAGTCCACGGCCGATCTCGACGAGCTCAGCGCACTGCTGGGCGCTGGCACCATCACCGCGAGGGTGGACACGACCTTTCCGCTCGAGAGCGCGCCGGATGCGATGCGCTACCTCGAAGCAGGAAAGGCGCAGGGCAAGATCGTCATCACCGTCTGA
- a CDS encoding DUF4386 domain-containing protein: MTTTTPPADTARESRNRAGSWVGSRMVSSRLIGSLFLLGFVCYGTGFALVSSVIGAADFPASVAEKQTMLVIGVFLMLMNTVVDVGKAVLFFPILDRYGRRTALTYLAAMIIEVVLLTIGALSLLLLIPIAGGPAGGHSLAPLAVAANAVAYQVAEMTLAIGCLFLFALLYRSRLIPRFLSVWGIAGYGILLAGSVAELCGLQVGTILSIPGGLLELALAFWLLIKGFAPKAYDPVY; encoded by the coding sequence ATGACAACCACAACACCCCCGGCCGACACAGCCAGGGAATCACGCAATCGGGCAGGCAGCTGGGTCGGTTCACGAATGGTGAGCTCGAGACTCATCGGTTCGCTCTTCCTACTCGGGTTCGTCTGTTACGGAACCGGCTTCGCGCTCGTCTCGTCGGTGATCGGCGCGGCCGATTTCCCTGCCTCTGTTGCCGAGAAGCAGACAATGCTGGTGATCGGGGTCTTCCTGATGCTCATGAACACCGTTGTCGACGTGGGCAAGGCCGTCCTGTTCTTCCCGATCCTCGACCGGTACGGGCGCAGGACTGCGCTCACCTACCTGGCAGCCATGATCATCGAAGTGGTGCTGCTGACGATCGGGGCGTTGAGCCTTCTTCTTCTGATCCCCATCGCGGGCGGCCCGGCGGGCGGACACTCCCTCGCACCGCTCGCGGTCGCGGCGAACGCTGTCGCCTACCAGGTCGCCGAGATGACGCTCGCGATCGGCTGCCTCTTCCTGTTCGCCCTCCTCTATCGCAGTCGTCTCATTCCGCGCTTCCTCTCGGTGTGGGGAATCGCAGGCTACGGAATCCTCCTCGCAGGCAGCGTCGCAGAACTCTGCGGCCTGCAGGTCGGCACCATCCTCTCCATTCCCGGCGGACTGCTCGAACTGGCGCTGGCGTTCTGGCTCCTGATCAAGGGGTTCGCGCCCAAAGCGTATGACCCGGTCTACTGA
- a CDS encoding DUF445 domain-containing protein yields MTTTTRDSLFGEADLERRAGLRRMKTLATALLILSAVVFAVAFAFEDRYAWLSFVRAAAEGAMVGALADWFAVTALFRYPLGLRIPHTAIIPNRKDEIGASLGEFVEQNFLSDEVVRSKLATFSVADRLGAWLADPVNAERASAEGAVMAQGVLRFLSDGDVESLIERLAREYLFDREWAPTLGRVGSELVAADQQRAVVDALVDAAETWLTEHPDALGEIVSTRLPRWVPGFVGDLADQRAHREVIGLLHSVRDDPEHPLRVAIDVYLVDLTDRLQNDTAMSERVEEIKAEFLQSPRLRSFAGRLWEAVKTTLAESLADPASELRSAATSALVDIGVRLTSDQALSAKIDAWIADAAGYAVQKYRHDLASVISDTVKRWDARETTQKIELQVGRDLQFIRINGTVVGAIAGVGIFAIATGVHALFA; encoded by the coding sequence ATGACCACTACCACGCGCGACAGTCTGTTCGGCGAAGCCGACCTCGAGCGTCGAGCTGGGCTTCGGCGCATGAAGACGCTCGCGACAGCCCTCCTGATTCTCTCGGCGGTCGTCTTCGCGGTCGCTTTCGCATTCGAGGACCGGTATGCGTGGCTGAGCTTCGTGCGGGCGGCGGCGGAGGGGGCGATGGTGGGGGCCCTTGCGGACTGGTTCGCGGTGACCGCTCTGTTCCGGTATCCGCTCGGTCTGCGCATCCCGCATACGGCGATCATCCCGAACCGCAAAGACGAGATCGGGGCGAGCCTCGGCGAGTTCGTCGAACAGAACTTCCTCTCCGACGAGGTGGTGCGCAGCAAGCTGGCCACCTTCAGCGTGGCCGACCGGCTGGGTGCGTGGCTCGCTGATCCGGTGAATGCGGAGCGAGCGAGCGCCGAGGGTGCCGTGATGGCGCAGGGTGTGCTGCGCTTTCTTAGCGACGGTGACGTAGAGAGCCTCATCGAAAGGCTGGCCCGGGAGTATTTGTTCGACCGGGAGTGGGCGCCCACGCTCGGTCGGGTGGGGTCGGAGCTCGTCGCCGCCGACCAGCAGCGCGCGGTCGTCGACGCCCTTGTCGATGCGGCGGAGACGTGGCTCACCGAGCATCCGGATGCGCTCGGCGAGATCGTCTCCACTCGTCTGCCGCGCTGGGTTCCCGGGTTCGTCGGCGACCTCGCCGACCAGCGCGCGCATCGAGAGGTGATCGGTCTGCTGCACTCGGTGCGCGATGACCCGGAGCATCCCCTGCGGGTGGCGATCGACGTCTACCTTGTCGATCTCACCGATCGGTTGCAGAACGACACCGCGATGTCCGAACGGGTCGAGGAGATCAAGGCCGAGTTCCTGCAGAGCCCCCGGTTGCGCTCCTTCGCCGGCCGGCTGTGGGAGGCGGTGAAGACAACGCTCGCCGAGTCACTGGCCGACCCCGCGAGCGAATTGCGGTCGGCAGCGACATCCGCGCTGGTCGATATCGGCGTGCGGCTCACGAGTGATCAGGCGCTCTCGGCCAAGATCGACGCGTGGATCGCCGACGCGGCGGGCTATGCGGTGCAGAAGTACCGTCACGATCTCGCCTCGGTGATCAGTGACACGGTGAAGCGCTGGGATGCTCGCGAGACCACACAGAAGATCGAGCTGCAGGTCGGTCGCGATCTTCAGTTCATCCGCATCAACGGCACGGTGGTCGGGGCGATAGCGGGCGTCGGGATCTTCGCGATCGCCACGGGCGTGCACGCTCTGTTCGCCTGA
- a CDS encoding DUF1801 domain-containing protein, producing MKARAAELKAQARRASAEEKEASDRAEFEAKIADMPQPDRSMAERLHAIVSEAAPDLRPRLYYGQPGWARDGKVIVFFRSGLMDKARYSTLGFSVSAGLDEPEGFWPTSYALEHLSEATAAAIADRVAKAAT from the coding sequence ATGAAGGCCCGCGCCGCGGAGTTGAAGGCGCAGGCTCGCCGCGCAAGCGCCGAGGAGAAGGAGGCCTCTGATCGGGCCGAGTTCGAGGCGAAGATTGCGGACATGCCGCAGCCCGACCGCAGCATGGCCGAACGCCTGCATGCGATCGTCTCCGAGGCGGCACCTGATCTGCGGCCTCGGCTCTACTACGGCCAGCCCGGTTGGGCGAGGGATGGCAAGGTCATCGTCTTCTTCCGCAGTGGCCTCATGGACAAAGCCCGCTACTCGACCCTCGGTTTCAGCGTGAGCGCGGGCCTCGACGAACCCGAGGGGTTCTGGCCGACGTCGTACGCCCTGGAACACTTGTCGGAAGCGACCGCCGCGGCGATCGCCGACCGCGTTGCGAAAGCTGCGACCTGA
- a CDS encoding endo-1,4-beta-xylanase, translating into MNSRRRSALITTAALGASVVLFSQAAAFAGQPSHHNPAPPSDSLRALAAPVGLRIGTAVNTDQLASNPAYTAILNSQFSSVTPENVMKWDAVEPTQGTYNWAPADALVASAKANGQLVRGHTLVWHSQLPAWLTQEASSLSADQLRALLKKHITDEVTHFKGKIWQWDVVNEAFNDDGTLRDTIWLQKLGSGYIADAFRWAHAADPKAKLFYNDYNIEYTGPKSNAVYALVSQLKSQGVPIDGVGFQTHLDTQYGLPDLENNLQRFAKLGLNVAETEVDVRTTLPVTSLEQNAQVAGYTSTLQACLAVKQCISYTVWGFGDAYSWVPSVFAGEGAADIYDADLQPKAEYTALQQTLALATGAPHRPDSGHDDGDRH; encoded by the coding sequence GTGAATTCACGTCGCCGATCCGCTCTCATCACCACCGCAGCTCTTGGTGCGAGCGTTGTCCTGTTCAGCCAGGCTGCCGCCTTCGCGGGTCAGCCGTCCCATCACAACCCGGCCCCACCATCCGATTCGCTGAGGGCGTTGGCCGCACCCGTGGGTCTGCGAATCGGGACCGCGGTCAACACCGACCAGCTCGCCAGCAACCCCGCCTACACAGCGATTCTGAACAGCCAGTTCTCGTCGGTCACGCCGGAGAACGTCATGAAATGGGACGCCGTCGAACCCACCCAGGGCACCTACAACTGGGCGCCCGCCGACGCGCTGGTCGCCTCCGCCAAGGCCAACGGCCAGCTCGTGCGCGGGCACACACTCGTGTGGCACAGCCAGCTGCCCGCATGGCTCACCCAGGAAGCGTCCTCCCTGAGCGCCGACCAGCTCCGGGCACTGCTCAAGAAGCACATCACTGACGAGGTCACCCACTTCAAGGGCAAGATCTGGCAGTGGGATGTGGTCAATGAAGCCTTCAACGACGACGGCACGCTTCGCGACACGATCTGGTTGCAGAAGCTCGGTTCCGGCTATATCGCCGACGCTTTCCGCTGGGCTCACGCAGCCGACCCGAAGGCGAAGCTGTTCTACAACGACTACAACATCGAGTACACGGGCCCGAAGAGCAACGCGGTCTATGCGCTCGTGTCCCAGCTGAAGTCGCAGGGCGTCCCCATCGACGGAGTCGGATTCCAGACCCACCTCGACACGCAGTACGGGCTGCCCGACCTGGAGAACAACCTGCAGCGCTTCGCCAAGCTCGGCCTGAACGTCGCCGAGACCGAGGTCGACGTGCGCACGACACTTCCGGTGACCTCGCTTGAGCAGAACGCCCAGGTCGCGGGATACACCTCGACTCTTCAGGCATGCCTCGCGGTGAAGCAATGCATTTCGTACACCGTCTGGGGATTCGGGGACGCGTATTCGTGGGTCCCGAGCGTCTTCGCAGGTGAGGGCGCGGCCGACATCTACGACGCCGACCTCCAGCCGAAGGCCGAGTACACCGCACTCCAGCAGACGCTCGCGCTGGCCACCGGCGCGCCACATCGCCCCGACAGCGGGCACGACGACGGCGATCGCCACTGA
- a CDS encoding RNA polymerase sigma-70 factor — translation MTTTDEPSSPEQQFEALRALLFSIAYRITGSVSESEDVIQEAWLRYEPLADSVRSPKSFLASVVTRIAIDELRSARVRRERYVGEWFPEPLLSDPYEDPARAAELADSVSVAALLLLERLSPLERAVFVLHEVFGFTFADVAAALERNEEACRQLAGRARRHMQDGRPRFQVDRRKRQQLADQFITAFRDGDVVALRELLAADVQLLGDNGGKAPLWGRGISGADNVARLLSTLVTPFMERGGSIRPRELNGEPGAIFYDRDGRVINTWTLEIDDGQVRAIRAVTNPDKLAHVGPVSDAWAVVRETVGALRTR, via the coding sequence TTGACCACGACTGACGAACCGTCGTCCCCGGAGCAACAGTTCGAGGCCTTGCGGGCCCTTCTCTTCTCGATCGCTTACCGCATCACCGGGAGCGTCTCCGAGAGCGAGGACGTCATCCAGGAGGCTTGGTTGCGGTACGAACCGCTCGCCGACTCGGTGCGGTCACCGAAGTCCTTCCTTGCTTCGGTGGTCACCCGCATCGCAATCGACGAGCTGCGCTCCGCCAGAGTGCGCCGCGAGAGGTACGTGGGCGAGTGGTTTCCCGAACCGCTCCTGAGTGATCCATACGAGGATCCCGCGCGCGCCGCCGAATTGGCCGACTCTGTGTCTGTGGCGGCACTCCTTCTGCTCGAGAGGCTTTCGCCTCTGGAGCGGGCGGTGTTCGTTCTCCATGAGGTGTTCGGATTCACCTTTGCGGACGTGGCCGCTGCCCTGGAGCGGAACGAGGAGGCCTGCAGGCAGCTCGCCGGTCGCGCACGAAGGCATATGCAAGACGGCAGACCCCGATTTCAGGTCGATCGTCGCAAGCGACAGCAGCTCGCTGATCAGTTCATCACTGCGTTTCGCGACGGCGATGTTGTGGCACTACGCGAACTTCTCGCGGCGGATGTTCAACTCCTCGGCGACAACGGTGGAAAGGCGCCACTCTGGGGCAGAGGAATCTCCGGTGCCGACAACGTGGCGCGTCTCCTGTCCACACTCGTCACCCCGTTCATGGAACGCGGCGGCAGCATCCGACCGCGCGAGCTCAACGGCGAGCCGGGTGCAATCTTCTACGATCGGGACGGGCGGGTCATCAACACCTGGACGCTTGAGATCGACGACGGGCAGGTGCGGGCGATCAGAGCGGTCACCAATCCGGACAAACTCGCGCACGTCGGCCCCGTATCGGATGCCTGGGCCGTCGTTCGTGAAACTGTCGGCGCCCTTCGCACTCGTTGA
- a CDS encoding oxidoreductase has product MSTELNGKTALVTGASRGIGLAIVRALIAAGATVVGSSRRVSAELVESGAFTYSADLTTAEGPAELVRAALAHVGDLDIVVNCAGGGSADDLRGFFDYDDEIWRKTFDLNLFAAVRTCRSAIPSLVRRQGLVVNISSVGAHLPHTGPVPYGTAKAALTAYGKALAEEVAAQGVRVVTVTPGLTRTPTWTAADGLGATLAAQQGISQAELLAALPALSGSSSGRFVEPEEVAALVCFLASSAVPSMTGQEYLIDGGAIKTV; this is encoded by the coding sequence GTGAGCACGGAATTGAATGGCAAGACGGCTCTGGTAACCGGAGCGAGCCGAGGAATCGGGTTGGCGATCGTGCGGGCGTTGATCGCCGCGGGAGCCACGGTGGTCGGTTCGTCGCGCAGAGTGTCCGCGGAACTCGTCGAAAGCGGAGCATTCACCTACTCTGCAGATCTGACCACCGCCGAGGGACCCGCGGAGCTGGTACGCGCAGCTCTGGCGCACGTCGGCGACCTTGACATCGTCGTCAATTGCGCCGGTGGCGGGAGCGCCGATGACCTGCGAGGGTTCTTCGACTACGACGATGAGATCTGGCGCAAGACATTCGACCTGAATCTGTTCGCCGCCGTTCGGACGTGCCGCTCGGCGATTCCGAGTCTGGTCCGCCGGCAGGGGCTCGTCGTCAACATCTCTTCTGTCGGGGCACATCTGCCGCACACGGGCCCGGTACCGTACGGCACGGCCAAGGCCGCGCTGACCGCGTACGGAAAGGCGTTGGCCGAGGAAGTCGCCGCGCAGGGTGTCCGCGTCGTCACTGTTACTCCGGGCCTGACTCGCACCCCGACGTGGACCGCGGCGGATGGCCTCGGCGCCACGCTCGCCGCCCAACAGGGCATCTCACAGGCCGAGCTTCTCGCGGCGCTTCCCGCGCTTTCGGGAAGCAGCTCAGGACGATTCGTCGAGCCCGAAGAAGTAGCGGCTCTCGTCTGCTTTCTGGCCTCATCAGCCGTACCGAGCATGACCGGGCAGGAATATCTCATCGACGGAGGTGCGATCAAGACAGTGTGA